From the genome of Leptotrichia sp. oral taxon 847:
AGCATCATTTCTTTCATTTCGTGATCTTTTTCTGTTTTCAAATCTTCTTTAAGATTTTCCATTTCTTCTTTTTGCTCTTTATAATAAGTATATTTTTGAACTACTTCATCAATACTGTTCAAAGCCTTATTATATTCCATAATCTTTTTAGGATCACTGGCAACTTCAGGACTCATAAGTAGTTCTGTAAGTTCTTTATGCTTTAAAACAACATCATCTAATTTTTGAAACATATCTATCTTTCAACTCCTATTTTTTTCTCTTTCTTCTTATTATAACAACTTTGATTATAGCATATCTTTCTTTTTTTTTCAACAAAAAAAGTGGCGTCCCCGGTTGGACTTGAACCAACGGCCCTCTGATTAACAGTCAGATGCTCTAACCAGCTGAGCTACGGAGACGCAAAAAAGAAAAAGTTTGGCAATTACCTATTTTTCCTAGTAAACACTAAGTATCGTAGGCGTAAACAGACTTAACTTCCGGGTTCGAAATGTAGACCGGGTGTATCCCTGTTGCAATAGTCACCAAACAGAATATAAAGGGTATTGAAAAAAGGCAATGAGAAATAAATAGTAGGCTAAGTAAAAGATAAAAAAAGCTTAAGTAATATTAGTACTGGTCAACTGAACGCATTGCTGCGCTTACATCTCCAGCCTATCGACCACATAGTCTATGTGGATACTGGGAATACTCATCTTAAAGGGGGTTTCTCGCTTAGATGCTTTCAGCGATTATCCTAACCAAACGTGACTACTCAGCCGTGCCACTGGCGTGACAACTGATACATCAGAGGTTTGTCCATCCCGGTCCTCTCGTACTAAGGACAGAACTTTTCAGTATTCCAGCGCCTGCAGTGGATAGGGACCGAACTGTCTCACGACGTTCTGAACCCAGCTCGCGTGCCTCTTTAATGGGCGAACAGCCCAACCCTTGGGACCTTCTCCAGCCCCAGGATGAGACGAGCCGACATCGAGGTGCCAAACACTTCCGTCGATATGGACTCTTGGGAAGTATCAGCCTGTTATCCCCGGGGTAGCTTTTATCCGTTGAGCGACGGCCCTTCCATTAGGGACCGCCGGATCACTAACTCCTACTTTCGTACCTGCTCGACCCGTCGGTCTTGCAGTCAAGCTCCCTTATGCGTTTGCACTCGAAGGCTGATTTCCATCCAGCCTGAGGGAACCTTTGAACGCCTCCGTTACTCTTTTGGAGGCGACCGCCCCAGTCAAACTGCCCACCTAGCACTGTCTCCGGTAAAGGATTAGAATTCCGACAACATATGGTTGGTATTCCAACAGTGACTCAGAAAAGACTGACGCCTTAACTTCGAAGTCTCCCAACTATCCTATACACACATTGTCAAAACCCAATGCCAAGCTACAGTAAAGCTCCACGGGGTCTTTCCGTCCTACTGCAGGTAGTCGGTATCTTCACCGACATTACAACTTCACCAGGTCTCCAGCCAAGACAGCTCTCAAATCATTTCACCATTCGTGCAGGTCGGAACTTACCCGACAAGGAATTTCGCTACCTTAGGACCGTTATAGTTACGGCCGCCGTTCACCGGGGCTTCAAATTGGAGCTCTCACTCCTCCTCTTAACCTTCCGGCACTGGGCAGGTGTCAGCCCATATACGTCGCCTTACAGCTTAGCATAGACCTGTGTTTTTGGTAAACAGTTGCTTGAGACTCTTCACTGCGGCCTGTTTCCCCTTGAGGTGTTTCTCCTCTTAAGTATATCAGGCACCCCTTCTCCCGAAGTTACGGGGCTATTTTGCAGAGTTCCTTAGCTAGAGTTATCCTGTCGGCCTTAAGTTTCTCACTCTGTCCACCTGTGTCGGTTTAGGGTACGGGCACTGACGAGTCTTGTTAGAAGTTTTTCTAGGCAGTATAGGATTTGTGACTTATGCAAAAGCACTTACCCGTAGGGTCTCACCTATAGGCACGCGGATTTACCTGCGTGCCCAGGCTAGGCCTTTAGAAAGGCTATTCCGACAGCCTTCTCACATACCTTACTGCGTCACTCCGTCACTCAGACGACTGACAGTGGTATAGGAATATTAACCTATTTACCATTCGCAATCACATCTCTGCTTACGCTTAGGTCCCGACTTCCCCGGGGCGGACGAACCTTCCCCCGGAAACCTTGGACTTCCGGCCGGAGGGATTCTCGCCCTCCTTCTCGCTACTCATTCCTGCATTCTCACTTCTGATGTCTCCAGCAGGCCTTACGGCCAGCCTTCGTAGACCTACAGAACGCTCTCCTACCAAGCGGCAAAGCCGCTTCCACAGCTTCGGTTTATGTCTTTAGCCCCGTTACATCTTCGGCGCAGATACTCTCGACCAGTGAGCTATTACGCACTCTTTTAAGGAGTGGCTGCTTCTAAGCCAACCTCCTGGTTGTCTGTGAATATCCACCTCCTTTCCCACTTAGACATAATTAGGGACCTTAGCTGGTGGTCTGGGCTGTTTCCCTTTTGTCCATGGACCTTATCATCCATGGACTCACTCCGAATCAGTAATAAATGGTATTCGTAGTTTGCTTGATTTCGGTAAGCAATATGCCCCCTAGATCATACAGTGCTCTACCCCCACATATCTAAAATTCAGGCTGCACCTAAATGCATTTCGGAGAGAACGGGCTATTTCCTAGTTCGATTGGCTTTTCACCCCTAGACCTATCTCATCTCCCAACTTTTCAACGGCGGTGAGTTCGGCCCTCCACTGAGTCTTACCTCAGCTTCAGCCTGGACAGGCCTAGATCACTAGGTTTCGCGTCTATGACCAGCGACTATGTCGCCCTGTTAAGACTTGGTTTCCCTTCGGCTTCATTAATTAACCTTGCCACTGATCATAACTCGCAGGATGATTAACCAAAATCCACGCAGTCACACATAAAGTGCTCCTACCGTTTGTAAGCACACGGTTTCAAATTCTATTTCACTCCCTTGCACAGGGTTCTTTTCACCTTTCCCTCACGGTACTCTTCACTATCGGTCAATAACAGTATTTAGCCTTACGTGATATGGTCCACGCGGATTCACGCCAAATTCCTCGTGCTTGACGCTACTCGGGAGTTTCAAATCATAGCACAGCATATACGACATACAGGACTATCACCTTCTATGGTTCAGCTTCCCATCTGATTCTTCTTACTGCTATGCTACTTAGACATTATGGCATAAGTCGGATGAAATCCCACGACCCCGTACCGGCAACGCTGCCAGCTTGGCACCGGTACGGTTTAGGCATATCCCCGTTCGCTCGCCGCTACTGAGGGAATCGTTTTTACTTTCTTTTCCTCCTGTTACTTAGATGTTTCAGTTCACAGGCTTACCGCTTTCGCGCATACCATCTGGGTATGCAGGTTACCCCATTCGGAAATTCAGGTGTCATTGATTATGTGCATCTCGACCTGACTTATCGCAGCTTATCGCGTCCTTCATCGGCTGTTATTACCTAGGCATCCTCCGTGTGCTCTTAATTAGCTTTTTTTTATTAACAGAATAAACTATTTTGTTGTAATCTTTTACCTACTATTCATTTCCCATTGTCCTTGAATTGGTGGAGATAAGCGGGTTCGAACCGCTGACCTCTGCCTTGCAAGGGCAGCGCTCTCCCAACTGAGCTATATCCCCATACAGAGAATGGTGGGCATGGCTGGACTCGAACCAGCGACCCCTGCGTTATCAGCACAGTGCTCTAACCACCTGAGCTACACGCCCAAAATCTAAAAGAAGAAGAAAGTGTAGAAACAAACTCCTTAGAAAGGAGGTGATCCATCCGCACCTTCCGGTACGGATACCTTGTTACGACTTCACCCCAATCACTGTTCACACCTTAGATGCCTTCTTCCGAAAGGTTAGACCGGCAGCTTCAGGTGCAGACAACTCTCGTGGTGTGACGGGCGGTGTGTACAAGACCCGAGAACGTATTCACCGCAGCATTGCTGATCTGCGATTACTAGCGATTCCAACTTCATGAAGTCGAGTTGCAGACTTCAATCCGAACTTGGACTGGCTTTAGAGGTTAGCTAGGCATTGCTGCATTGCGTCTCTCTGTACCAGCCATTGTAGCACGTGTGTAGCCCAGATCATAAGGGGCATGATGACTTGACGTCATCCCCACCTTCCTCCTGCTCTTCGCAGGCAGTCTCGCTAGAGTCCCCAACTTAATGATGGCAACTAGCGATAGGGGTTGCGCTCGTTGCGGGACTTAACCCAACATCTCACGACACGAGCTGTCGACAGCCATGCACCACCTGTCACTCGGTTCCCGAGGGCACGGTGATATTACTATCACCTACCGAGGATGTCAAGATCTGGTAAGGTTCCTCGCGTTGCGTCGAATTAAACCACATGCTCCACCGCTTGTGCGGGTCCCCGTCAATTCCTTTGAGTTTCAGCCTTGCGGCCGTACTCCCCAGGCGGATTACTTATCGCATTAACTTCGGCACGGACACTCTTCATGCCCACACCCAGTAATCATCGTTTACAGCTAGGACTACCAGGGTATCTAATCCTGTTTGCTCCCCTAGCTTTCGCACTTGAGCGTCAGTTATCGTCCAGTGAACTATCTTCATCATCGGCATTCCTGCACATATCTACGAATTTCACCTCTACTCGTGCAGTTCCGTCCACCTCTCCAATACTCTAGCAAAGCAGTTTCCAAGGCAAGCTATTGGTTGAGCCAATAGTTTTCACCTCGGACTTGCAAAGCCGCCTAGATGCCCTTTATGCCCAATAATTCCGGATAACGCTTGCGACATACGTATTACCGCGGCTGCTGGCACGTATTTAGCCGTCGCTTCTTTAGCAGGTACAGTCAGAACTTCGTCCCTGCTGAAAGCACTTTACGATCCGAAGACCTTCATCGTGCACACAGAATTGCTGGATCAGGGTTGCCCCCATTGTCCAATATTCCCCACTGCTGCCTCCCGTAGGAGTAAGGGCCGTATCTCAGTCCCCTTGTGGCCGTCCACCCTCTCAGGCCGGCTACCTATCATAGCCTTGGTAAGCCGTTACCTTACCAACAAGCTAATAGGACGCAAAGCTCTCGGATGGCATTGCTTTTCATGAGCCGGCTATGCGGCAGGCTCATAATATCTGGTATTATCAGTCGTTTCCGACTGTTATCCCGGACCATCCGGCAAGTTCTTTACGCGTTACTCACCCGTCCGCCATGGTTAACGCGGTGCAAGCACCGTTTCCCCATAGACTTGCATGTGTTAAGCATTCTGTCAGCGTTCATCCTGAGCCAGGATCAAACTCTTCATTCAACAATATATTAAATTTCACCTTACATATTTTTTAATCTATCACACTTAAATTCTTCTTCTTTTTTCATTGTCCTTTTGCGACACTTTTTGTATCGACGAAATATATTATATCAAAGATTTTTTTCCTTGTCAACTACTTTTTTCTTATTTTTTTCATGACAAACGCATAAAAATTTTAAACTACCCTTTTTATTTTCTCATTTTTTTACAATATCACTTTCATACCTCAAAAAACAATTTTAATTCAGAAAGATGCATAGAGACTAAAGTCACCAATGATGAATAATTCAAATTTTAGAAATACTTCATAGAAAGCCTTAATTATAGGCTTTTTTCTTGACATTACTTTTAGTCCAACGATGGTCCAATTGACAAGGTAAATGGTTATTTTTACAAAATTTAGATATTTAGATACTTTATAATAAAAATTAGTACTTATCAACTCTCATAAGAAAAATTATCTCAAAATACCGTATTATTTGGCTTAGTAGAAAGAATAGCTATAAAAAAATATGCTACCCTTGTGATAGCATATTTAAAAAGGAGTTGAAGAACAAACTCTTTTTTAGCTAAAAAAGTCAGTAAAAATGGGGATAAAATATACATAAGTAACCAACGAGTAACCAACATCGAAAAATAATTAAAATAGCCTTTATTTTATAGACATTTATTATCATTTTACAAACTAAAGTAAAAAATCTAGCTATAGTATAAAAATTGATTATCTTAAAATACAGATAATCTTTTTTATTAATTTTAAAATTAAAAATTCAAACTTATATCAATTTGGGAGCATTATTTTAGTCTAGGCAAGGTATTTTATCCAAAAATTTTCTAAACACTTACCACAAGTCTAATACAAGGTTATATGAATGGATAATAAAAAGCTGTATTAGATAAGCCATCCCTATAAGCATAGCACCATTTTCCTGCTTTTACTTAGCATGGCTTTGAAATACAAATAATTTTTTTTGAGAAAAAAAATTAGCAACCATTAATTTAATCTGTATAAATTGTTGTAAAAATTATGAAATTAAAAATCTTGACTTTTATATTTTTTATTAAATAATAATTGATTTTTAAATATTTTAGATGTATAATATACATATATTATAAATTTTAAGGAGTGATAGAAATGAGTGCAACAACTATAAATATAGATGATAACACTAAAAAAGAAGCTCAAGAAATGTTAAAAGATATGGGAATGAATTTGAGTACAGCAGTAAATGTATTTTTAAAACAATTAGTAAAGGAACAAAGAATACCTTTTGAAATTAAAAATCCTCGTCCAAGACAAGAATTATTAGCTGCTATTAAAGAGGCAGAGGAAATGGAAAAAAGTGGCAATATGGGTAAAGGTTATTCTTCAGCAAAAGAAATGATAAAGGATATACTGGAAAATGAAGAATAATGATAGAATGACATACTCAATACACACAACCAAACAGTTTCGTAAGAGTTTGAAACGTGTAGAAAAACGTGGGTATAATATAAATTTATTGGATGAAATTGTAAATATGTTAGCAAAAGGGAAGAAATTGCCTGAAAAAAATAAAGACCATTCTTTGAGAGGGAACTTTATAGGACACCGTGAGTGTCATATAGCACCTGATTGGCTATTAATATACAAGATAACAGAAAAGGGGTTGATACTGTTATTGACAGATACAGGAACTCACAGCGACTTGTTTGGATAAACTGATTGAATCACGGTTATTAATTTAGCTGTGATTTTTTCTTTAAAATTATTTTCTATAAGTCAAGACCACCCTTCAAAAGGGTGGCTTGCTCTACGGCTATAAGCCGTCGGGTCTCCTACTTCGCCTAAAGACGATACTTGACCTTCGTTCAAGCTACTGTTGTATTTGACTCGTTGCTACCTCTTAAAGAGGTATCCGTACTACTTGCTACCCTTAAAAGGGTCTTCATATTCCTTTACACTTAATTTGTCCATCGCTATATCATGTTTCTCCTGTTCGGCTATATATTTTTTTATTGTTGCTTCATTTAAGCCTACTGTGCTTACATAATATCCTTCTGACCAGAAATGTCTGTTTCCAAATTTATATTTTAAGTTTGCATGCTTATCAAACATCATCAATGCACTTTTCCCTTTCAGATATCCCATAAAACTTGATACACTTATTTTTGGTGGTATGCTTACCAGCATATGCACGTGATCTTTCATCAGATGTCCTTCTATTATTTCAACTCCTTTATATTCACATAATCTTCTTAAAATTTCTCCCACACTTTTTCTGTATTGACTATATACAATTTTTCGTCTATACTTAGGTGTAAATACTATATGATACTTACACATCCATTTAGTATGAGACAGGCTATTAGTTTTATTAGCCATATAAACACCTTCCTTTCATTAATAGTAGCTTGAACAACTCTATTATAACGGAAGGTGTATTTTGTTGCAAACTTACGTTTCCGCACCCGCATAGCAGGTGGTTTTATGTTTCGCACGCTTTGCGTACTCAACTGACTAAAGTCAATAATAAAAAACAAGTAGTATCGTTTTGATAGACTTTTTTATTTCAAGGCAAGGGTTATTATCCAAAAAAATTTTTAACGAACGCCACAAGGCTGTTACACGGTTATACGAATGAATAACAAAAGGGCCTAACTCAAAAAACAGGCCCAAATTTAAAATCTATTTTTAGAAAACACATCACTATTTTCTTAATTTTATTTTTATAACTTTAAATACAATAAACTTTATTTAAACTTTTCTTTAAAAAAGGCATTTTGAATCTTATTGAACAACTCTTCTTTTTCCTTAAAATCTATATTTTCATTATTAAAAAACGATATAATAGATGATTCTAAATTGTTGGAATCTTTATTTATACCGTATAATATGTATTCAGGCGAAACATTATACAAATTAGATAACTTAATTAAACTCTCACTATTTATTTTCCTCTCATTATTCTCATATCGTGAAATAGCTCCAGCAGATGATTTTATTTTTCTAGCCACTTCCTCCAAAGAAAATTTGTACTTTTCTCTCAAACTCTTTAATCTTTTTCCTACATTTTCCATAGTAATTCTCCTTTAAAATCAACAAATTTTACCATAAAATTGATATTTTATCAATTTAATTGAAATAATAATGATAAATTTTATTTTTATGGTACAATTATTTTACTAATTACCGAATAAATGAAAGATATAAAATTTTAATAAAATCTTGACAATTACTCTTTAAAATATTAAAATTAAAGTGTATTCGTAAAGGTAGTGATAATTATGTTAAAAATTACAAATAATAAATTAAATAATTTTTTTGAAAATAATACTATAATAACAGTTAAAGAAGCAGAAAAAATCGGTATAAAAAGACAGATTCTTTCTAATTTATGTAAAAAAGGAATTTTAGAAAGAGTAAAGCAAGGGGTTTATCAGAAAAGTGATACAATTACAGATGAATTTATGAAAATACAAAAAAATAATAATGTGATTTTTTCAAACACAACTGCTCTATACTTTCATAATTTAACAGATAGAGTGCCAAATACAATTTCAATAACAGTTCCACAAGGTTACAATGTTTTACATATTACGAAAAAATTTGAAAATTTGAAAATTCATTATGTGAAAAAAGAAATATTTGAAAGTGGGAAAATTGAAACTTTGAGTAAAATGGGTGCTAAAATTTATATTTATGATAAAGAGAGAACGATATGTGATATTATAAAAAATAAAGAAAAAATTGATGTGGATGTATTTTCAAAGGCACTAAAATTATTTTTTAAAAATAAAGATATAAAAGTAAGAAAATTAATAAAATATAGTAGAGAATTGAAAATTGAAAAAAAAGTGAGAGAATATTTGGAGGTTTTGATATGACATCAGAAAAGTTAAAAGGGAAAATAAAAAGTTTTTCAGAAAAAAATAATTTAAAAGCACAGGAAGTGTTGCAAATGTATTTTTTTGAAAGATTTTTGACTCGATTAGAAAAATCAAAATATAGAACGAATTTTATAATAAAAGGTGGATTTTTAATTTCATCAATTATTGGTATACAAAATAGAACAACAATGGATATTGATACAACAATAAAAGGACTTCCAGTAAAAGAGGAAATTATTAAAGAAATAATATTAGAAATTTTAAATATTGAAGTAAATGATGGAATAGAATTTGTATTGGGAAAAATAGAAAATATAAGAGAAATATCGGAATATGAAAATTATAGATTACATTTAACAGCAAATTTTGAAAAGATAAAAAATCCACTAAAGATTGATGTTACAACGGGAGATGTCATAATTCCGTCAGAAATAGAATACTCATACGAAACAATATTTAAAGAAAAGCTAAATATTTTGGTTTATTCATTGGAAACATTGATTGCTGAAAAGTATGAAACTATAGTAAAACGAAATATTACAACAACGAGATTGAGAGATTTTTATGATATTTATATGATTTTTAAATTGAAAAATGATAAGATAGATGTAAATAACTTGAAACAAGCAATTTGGGAAACGGCAAAAAATAGAAATTCAATAGAAGAAATATTAGAAAGCAAGGAAATTTTAGAAGACGTTAAAAATGATAAATATTTGAATAAACAATGGAATATTTATAAAAAAG
Proteins encoded in this window:
- a CDS encoding type II toxin-antitoxin system RelB/DinJ family antitoxin, which codes for MSATTINIDDNTKKEAQEMLKDMGMNLSTAVNVFLKQLVKEQRIPFEIKNPRPRQELLAAIKEAEEMEKSGNMGKGYSSAKEMIKDILENEE
- a CDS encoding type II toxin-antitoxin system YafQ family toxin — encoded protein: MKNNDRMTYSIHTTKQFRKSLKRVEKRGYNINLLDEIVNMLAKGKKLPEKNKDHSLRGNFIGHRECHIAPDWLLIYKITEKGLILLLTDTGTHSDLFG
- the tnpA gene encoding IS200/IS605 family transposase; amino-acid sequence: MANKTNSLSHTKWMCKYHIVFTPKYRRKIVYSQYRKSVGEILRRLCEYKGVEIIEGHLMKDHVHMLVSIPPKISVSSFMGYLKGKSALMMFDKHANLKYKFGNRHFWSEGYYVSTVGLNEATIKKYIAEQEKHDIAMDKLSVKEYEDPFKGSK
- a CDS encoding helix-turn-helix domain-containing protein, translated to MENVGKRLKSLREKYKFSLEEVARKIKSSAGAISRYENNERKINSESLIKLSNLYNVSPEYILYGINKDSNNLESSIISFFNNENIDFKEKEELFNKIQNAFFKEKFK
- a CDS encoding type IV toxin-antitoxin system AbiEi family antitoxin domain-containing protein, which codes for MLKITNNKLNNFFENNTIITVKEAEKIGIKRQILSNLCKKGILERVKQGVYQKSDTITDEFMKIQKNNNVIFSNTTALYFHNLTDRVPNTISITVPQGYNVLHITKKFENLKIHYVKKEIFESGKIETLSKMGAKIYIYDKERTICDIIKNKEKIDVDVFSKALKLFFKNKDIKVRKLIKYSRELKIEKKVREYLEVLI
- a CDS encoding nucleotidyl transferase AbiEii/AbiGii toxin family protein, which translates into the protein MTSEKLKGKIKSFSEKNNLKAQEVLQMYFFERFLTRLEKSKYRTNFIIKGGFLISSIIGIQNRTTMDIDTTIKGLPVKEEIIKEIILEILNIEVNDGIEFVLGKIENIREISEYENYRLHLTANFEKIKNPLKIDVTTGDVIIPSEIEYSYETIFKEKLNILVYSLETLIAEKYETIVKRNITTTRLRDFYDIYMIFKLKNDKIDVNNLKQAIWETAKNRNSIEEILESKEILEDVKNDKYLNKQWNIYKKENKYVDNIQFSEILKLLNKIADIVQE